The DNA segment TCCCAAATCCCACCACGTTGGAAACATCACCCATTGGCTATGGTTTTCTCTCTCAGGCCACCCAGAACCTGTTTCACCCTCTCAGCGTGCCAGCCCCCTAGGTAGCTGAAACCTGTCACTGTGTTTCCCCCCCAGGGCCTCCCTTCCCTAGGTCACATAGTCCTGGGCTCCTCAAAAGCTCTTCACTGAGCTTCATCCCTGGTGATCTCTGAATTATCCGAGTCCCCCAAAATGGAGGCCCGAGGCCCACCACGATGCTGGGCTCAACCAGCAGAGAGTCGGGTAGAAATGCAGACATTAGGGGAAGCTTCTGTTCCTTTGCTCCACTGAGCCACGTGTCTACTGAAACCCACGTGTAGAACAGTGCCAGTCATGTGCTGTCACCCTGATGCTCAGCTGGAACTGAGGAGCCCAGGACCTGGCTTCGTCCTTACGGTCATGGCTGGTTCTAGGCTTGGGGGCCAGCCGTCACACCTCATTCTAccacactgccccccaccccaagcctGGCTACAAACTGGACAAGTTTGGATCCCAAGGCCAGAGGGAGGGGAGTGGAGAATGGGTGGGACACCCCATCCCGCCTGGCAATGACTCTCAGGAGCTGGGCTGGTGAGTCCTCTGGAGAGAGGGATGACAAGCACAGACCACTCCTTCCACCTGCTCTGCCCACGAGGAGGGGTGCTGACGTGTTCCTGGGCTGGGTCCCTGGCAGGAGCTGCATTTTGCCCCCATTTTCTGACGGGCGGGGTCATTAATCAGGTTAAGCAGAGCCGGCAGTGCACAGGGCCGAGCCAGCCTCTGCCAGCTGTCTGCCGCTCCTCCCAGCAGAGAGCCCTTCAGAAGGCTCCCACCTCCTGCTCCGGCCGTGAGGATCAGGGCCTCCAGCTGCCCTCTAATCATCTGGTAGCAGATGGAGCCTGTCGAGCCCAGTCCCtggctttctctttttattcagtAAGttcacggaaaagaaatgcaagcccTGATCTCCAAGAAAGTGAAGATAACAGTAAACCAGTTAACCCTGCTGTCTGCCCACCCTCTCACCTTCCACAGGCTCTTGGGCCCAGGAGCTGACAGATGTGGCCACGACAGGTCTGGCACCAGGATCAGCGCCTCATGAGGGGGCAGCAGCCTGTGAGCCCCGAGGCCTGGCCAGGAGCCACCTGGGATTCAGTGTGTCGGGGGCAAGAGGGGTCAGCAGAGAGCTGCCTTCCAGCGCTGCCTTGaccgccccctcctcccccagcctccccagcTTCTCACTCCCTACCTTCTCCCTCCTAAGAAGCCCAGGTTTTGTGTAATGACAAGGAAAGAGAACAGTCAGTGCCAGGCTTTTAATGACAGTTGCTTCAGGCTGCTAGCCTCCCTGCCAAACGGCCACATGGAGAGTGTTCTGTGACACCACCAGTCAGCGGGGTCCAGACTGTGGTGTGTGCACTTGGCacctggtggggggtgggggggctgttTTCCCACCAGAGAGGGACTCGGCTCAGATTAGTTCACACAGGCCTCAAGGAGCGGCTGCCAAGTGCAGTCTGGGTTTTAGGGAGCCCCTGGACCAGATGGAAATGCCTGCTGGGACCCTTAAAGCAGACTCCAGGGAAGACCTGTAATTGGGTAGGAGAAGGTCTTTGGGAGGCAGGCCAAGCTCTGGAAGGATGATGGCGATGGATGGTACCATGGGGTATGGCCAAGTGAAAGGAGCGAGACGATAATCTTGTCTGTAATGCTTTGCAGTTTACGGAGAGCTTTCCATTTATCCTGAGCGTGCTTAATCCTCGCATCCTGTGTCCCTCTTAGGGCACACAGTTGAGAGAAGGGAAGTGACACTGCCCGGAGGCAAACAGGCAGAAAACTAGGAGTGGAGCCCCAGGCGGCCTCACACTGCAACCAGCAGTCTTTCCACGAGTCGTGGGGGCGGGCCCCCAAGAGCCAGAGGAGCAGCCCAGGCAGAGGACAGGTTGCACGCCCCCCTAGAGCCACCGGCCTGGCGCCCGCTCAGGGCAGCACCGTGGTGACGCTGGTGAGCAGCACGTGCTCCGAGGCTTTGGAGACGGAGCACCGGCTCTGCAAGGACAAGGACTTGTGGCTGGCAGAGGAGCGAGGGCTGGGGACCTTCAGAGAGACGCAGGGACCCAGGCCAggcaggcagcaggagaaggcagCCTTAAACTGCTCCCGGAACTTGCCTTGGTTGGGAGACAGAAGACACAGCCATAAGCAGACAGAGATGGGCTTCGGCCCAGGAACACCGACATAGCTCAAGCCAAGCTGCCTGTGAACGGGggcaaggggtggggggaggaagggtAGCCCCAGGCAGGAGACAGCCCCAAGGCAACCTCGCCCCTGCCAGGTAGAGAGAGGATAGGCCCTGGAGCAGATTCCCAAGGAGAAATGCAATTTTCATCTGATTCCTTGACAGCGCCCTGGCTCTGAGCCCGGCTCAAAACGTGGCGTCTGGCTCAGGGACCTCAGGTCACCTCCGCCCCGGCCGGCGTGTAGGTGAAGGGGCTCAGGGCTCACCATCTGTGGCTAGGCTTTGCCCACCTCTGCCCCACAGTGGTGAAGATGACCACAGCAGTGGCCCTCAAACGAGGCGCTGTGCCTGGTGCCTGGGCTCGTCATCCAGCTCACCCCAGCACCCTGAGGGGCCCGAGTCCTTCATCCTCCTCACTCCACTGATGAGACACCCAGGTCCGCTGGCCTGTCACCATGCAGAATTTGGACCCCGTTCTAATTCTAAAGACCTTCACTTAAAGTTGAGAGTGGGGGAACAGTGGGGAAGGAGGGACCACCATGACCACCTGTTCAGCCAGAGGACCCCAGGCAATAGACTGCTGTAACTGAACAACCACGTTTCATCACTGGCAAGCCACGCTGGTGCCCAGCAGAGGGCTGAGCACACAGTGCTGTGCTTAGACAcgcagctgtgtctgactctttgcgaccccatagattgtagcctgccagactcctctgtccatggggattctccaggcaagaataatggagtgggttgccatgccctcctccaggggactgtcccaactcagggatcaaacccaggtctcctgcatcgcaggcagatttttttaccgtctgagccaccagggaagcccccaacacAGAGTAGGCTCTCAGTAAATGTAGAGTCAGTTAAGGAATGCTCTCCAGCACATGCTCATTTCTGTTCTCTGAGCCGGAAACCAGTGGCTAGCCTTTGTTAAGTAATTCTTTAGTCTCGGTGAAGGCTAAGATACTGACCCTGGCCCCTTCTTTAACTTTTCAACGTTTTGGCAAAAATCGTTTTGTGTCCAGGCTTGAAGAGTCATCTGGTTCTCAGGCCTGGTCCAAGTCAGAGGTCTGGTGAGTCACACTCTGCTGAGCCCAGGCGGGGGCCGGGGTGGGGCCTTTccaccctgaggctgggaggtaGTGGAGGCGGGTGGGGGCTGTGGGACAGCTGGGAGAGGAGACCTGCAGGGAGAGGGGACCACAGATGCCTGGAGAGTGACAGGGCTGGTGCTGGAGGCAGGTGGATTCAGGGGTAGCCCCTCCAGATCCTGGCCATACTGCCAGTATGTGTCTAGCTGGGCATGGGGAAGCCACTTCCTGGCTCTGGGCTGCCTCTGCTGGtggccctcccttcctcccatgcCTTGATTATGCAGTCACCTTTTCAGACAGGGGCTCCATCTGGAGCCTGTGTCAACCAGACTGGCTGATCCGTGGTCCTGCTCTGCATGTGTCAGGCAGGGGTGGAGGTGAGCTGGCCCTCCCGCAGCGCTCCCGCCCACCCACTGGTCTGCATCATCTGCAAAACTGGATCCAGGTGCTGGACACCTTCTTCGGCCACTACTGGGAGTGTGGCCTGTCTCCCactcaaaccagggctcctgGGTGGGGCCAGGTGTTTCCCCTGAGTGGGGGTGCCCAGAGCAGGGTCACAGTCCCCAGGAGGGAGCAGGTGTATCCTCCCAGGCTTTATTCAGCCTGGAGTGGAGATGCAGAGACTGCCGTCCTGGGGACTGTTGCCACCCTCTGTTACTCTGCGTCCCCAGTCCACTCACCACTGAGGAAGTTGTAGATGATGGGGTTGGCAGCGCTGTTGGCATACACCAGCCAGTGGGAGAAAGTGAAGCAGGCATAGACAGCTTCCCGGTCGCTGGCTTGGCGGAACATCCCAAACACCCTAGGACCGGGAGGGGCAGGACACTCAgaaatggggtgtgtgtgtgtgttttgttgggCAGGAGTCACCATCCTCATCTAGCATACAGGAAAACCAAGACTCAGAAAAGGAAAGTgagttgtccaaggtcacacagctcatgaATGGCTGTAAAGTACAGGAGTCCCACGGTCCCTTCTGTTCACCAGATGGCCTTTTCCTGGGCCTCTGGGTCTAGGGTCCTGACCACAGTTTGGGGTTCTTGAACACAGAGTGTATGGCCGAAGTGGGCCTAGGGGCAGGAGCCAGGGCACCTCTGCTCCGTCACCGACCGTCCGATCCCCTGGGGCTCCCCTTCCCCTTTATCATCTGTCTTCACAGCAGCATGGTGAGTCATAGACATCATCCGATTTTCAAATagagaaacagattcagagaagCAAAGTGAtgtgcccaagatcacacagccggGAAGTGGCGGAGCACAAACTCTCGCTCAGATTGTCTCACATTGTGGAACGGCCCGGTATTtggctctccccacccccaccccaccacggCCTCTGCTATTCCAGATACCCATGGGTGTGGTCCCTCCCTTCAAGTCTCTGccaaatgtcactttctcaggccttttttaaaaaccattacatctttaaaaaaaagatttttaaaaactgccacCAATCTCGGTCATTGTCACTTTTTATCCCctttccctatttttttcttcctagcaGTTATTGCTGGCTGACAttgtaatatattaatatgtcCATTCTTGTCCACCAGATGTCATTTCCACCAAGGCAGGACATTGTACCCTGCACCTGTTCACTCTGTTCCCAGCCCCTACAACCTGATGACTGACTGAACAGATGAGAGGATAGCCTTAGGAGGCAGGCGGgttattcttcccattttacagatgaggagattgaggctcaaaaaagagaaacaactgccccaaggtcacacagtgagtgaGCGGTGGGCCCGTTCTTTCTCTAAAGCCGAGAACTCTCCTTTCCCTTGACTCCaccacctctccccaccccagccgCTCCCCATGTGCTCTCACCTCTTGAGGACGTTGAGGACACTGATGGGCAGGTAGCAGAGGGCAAAGACCAGCAGCACCACCATCAGCATCTTGGCTGTCTTCCTCCGAGCCCGCATCTGCTTCACCTCGGCCAGGAAGGCGCGGGCCCGAGGCTGGGGCTCTGCACCCAGGCCTTGCCCCTGCTCCTCCAGCTGGACTGAGGGCCGCTTCCAGTTCCTGACCAGGGCTGACGTGGTGCCAGGGATCTGTCCAGCACACAGACAGCAGTTGTGGGTAGCACCTTGGGAGGGGTGTTCTGCTTTGCTGGGCTGGACTCTGGGGCAGGGCAGAAGTGAGCAAGGGACCAAACCCTTGCAGTAGGAAGGAACTAATAATCATGATAAAGACCAATATCCTGGACTTGAGTATACTTCCGTTTTTCCATTAGCTCATTGTGAGCCCTCCCACAATATACCTCTTGGGAACATGTTATTGGCCTTTAGTTATAGATGAGGTAGGGGACGCTCGACAAGTCCCCAGGTCACAGCCTGGGGCCTGAACATCCTCCTAGCTACCCATCCATCTTCCTCAGTGGTGAGTTGTGCCTTCCCCTGGCCCATGCCTGACTCGAGGAGGCCCGAGCAAGGGGTGAACAGGTGGGCAGCATGGAATGGCCTGGGCCTCAGAGCACAGGTCCCAGCCTAGGTCGGTGCCTGTAGGCCTCTGATGATTCTGGGCTCCTGGAGCAGCACAGATACCTTCACAGCCTCTCCCACACTAGACACCTGAATCACCCTACAGCAGAAGGGCATGGGGCTAGAGTTCAGGAAACCTGGGGTCTAGGGCCGGCTCAGCCGTtcatgagctgtgtgaccttggtatGTGACTCACTTTTCTTTTCTGAGCCTTCGTGTTTCCTGttggtcagacaggactgagcaactttcactttgcacAATGTTTGAGAATCTATATcagaactggagaagggaaaggctacccactcaagtattctggcctggagaattccagggactgtacagtccatggggtcacaaagagtcgaacacaactgagtgactttctctcACTCTGCACTTGTTCCTGTTGACTGGGGGACTGTGAGGAGCAGATGGCAAGTGTTGGTGGACTGCAAGCCTGCTTGTGTTCAGGCTGGCATCCTCTCCCTGTCCAGGCCCTGATGCAGGGCTCACCCCCACAAGTGCCACTGCCACGGAGCACCCCCTCCCTTGGCaaacaccacccccaccccccaccccatggaACTTGCTGTTGGTCAGTTCGTAatagaggagagaaggaaggctCTGGAACCAGGAAGGCTGTTACTCATTGGCTGTGGAACTGGTCGCCCTTACTCATCATTTGTATTGTGGGTAATATTGCTTCTTCGGTTAAATATTAATGTTGTGAAGACACTGCAAGCCAAGTGCGTAACTGGGAAGCAGCACAGAGGTACAATTCTTGTTGCTGAGGCCCTGCACCGAGCACTGGAACCCCCAGACCTGGGTTTTAGTCCCTGCTCTTCCACTCACTGTGAAGGATTTGGGAGAAGTTGCTTTGCCTCTCTAGGTCTCAGTTCTCTCATATATGGAGTTGGGGATAATGTTTGGTGGTGGAGAGGATACAAGACTGGCTGGGAGTGCCCGGCGTGATAACTACTGACACTACGACAGTGTCAGTCACTTTGGTTCCAGGGCTGGCACTCGCACTTCTGGCCTGGAGTGTGTCCCTAGGCCTTGCCTCTCTGGGTGCAGCCAGAACGGCATGTTCTGAAGGCAGAGAACTGTGTACTCCCTCAGATGAGGACCCTTGTGCCCTCCCAGACCAGACAGTGACACCAGAGTGGGCCTCACCTGGCGGCCCCAGAGCTTGCGGAAGATCTGGAAATAGGCCATGGCCATGAGACCCAGCGGGGCCAGGTAGGTGACGATGAAGAAGCAACTGTGGTAGATCTTGGGGTAGAGATCATCTGCAGGAGCCAAGACATAGAAGGGTTGGGCCCCCAGCCTGCCCCGCTTAGCAATACCACCCTGCCCCGACTAGAGCCAAAGCCAGAAGCTCAGCCCCATGCAGAGCCCTGGCAGAGAGACCCTGGAGTTACCCAGCTCATGGGTGTCCATCCTGGAGGAACCCTGGCACAGATGTTGACCCTAGAGAAGGTACCCAACCTGGAGGTAACCCTGGTAGATGCCTGCTTTAGAGTGTCCTCCTGAGAGAGCCACACCCGGGGGTGTCCACTGCAAAAGTGCCCTGAGAGATGTCTACCGCTGGGTATGTATCCCAGAGGTGCCCACCTCAGGTGCCCTCCCAAGGCTCCCGCTCTTACCAGCCCAGCGTTCATCACAGACGGAGAAGAGCCGGGTGCGGTTGGCTAGCTCGGGCAGCACACTGCTGCATTCCATGACCGCAGCCTGGGGCACCATGACGGCCAGCGACACAGCCCAGATACCCAGGATGGAGCCCCGGGCACGCCGGGCAGTGCTCTTGAACAGCAGAGGGTGGCAGATGGCATACCAGCGGTCCAAGGCGATGAAGCTGAGGGTCAGCACTGCCACGGACACAGACACGGCCTGCCCCGTGGGGACACAATGTCAGTCATTTTGGGGGCCACCCGGAGACATGGGGTGAGTGATGGAGCTCAGAGCCCAG comes from the Bos taurus isolate L1 Dominette 01449 registration number 42190680 breed Hereford chromosome 2, ARS-UCD2.0, whole genome shotgun sequence genome and includes:
- the HCRTR1 gene encoding orexin/Hypocretin receptor type 1 isoform X1: MEPSATPGPQMGVPTEGRERSPEPPDYEDEFLRYLWRDYLYPKQYEWVLIAAYVAVFFVALVGNTLVCLAVWRNHHMRTVTNYFIVNLSLADVLVTAICLPASLLVDITESWLFGHALCKVIPYLQAVSVSVAVLTLSFIALDRWYAICHPLLFKSTARRARGSILGIWAVSLAVMVPQAAVMECSSVLPELANRTRLFSVCDERWADDLYPKIYHSCFFIVTYLAPLGLMAMAYFQIFRKLWGRQIPGTTSALVRNWKRPSVQLEEQGQGLGAEPQPRARAFLAEVKQMRARRKTAKMLMVVLLVFALCYLPISVLNVLKRVFGMFRQASDREAVYACFTFSHWLVYANSAANPIIYNFLSGKFREQFKAAFSCCLPGLGPCVSLKVPSPRSSASHKSLSLQSRCSVSKASEHVLLTSVTTVLP